In a genomic window of Candidatus Bathyarchaeota archaeon:
- a CDS encoding ion channel gives MIQIAPSILRSAKERVYGSKYFILVFFIIVYLLFIPYSQGYFGQIFLSAIVSVVLVIAGFSVKQEKTIGSITLRVVLVTLAFVWFFTIQGSMRSEELVRFFTAISFSLIGVLIFINIIRTTRKKTVEMDFIWGGVSTYLLIGLAFASVYRLIEIYAPGSFSSSAIPPKSDFSNFIYFSYYALTTIGGLMTPNTLQAQSLVMLEPVIGTLFIAIFISRLVDIAGNKEKHPPQNEVLKTGTE, from the coding sequence GTGATTCAAATAGCACCCTCCATTTTACGCAGCGCTAAGGAGCGAGTTTATGGTTCAAAATACTTCATCTTAGTGTTCTTCATCATAGTTTATCTGCTTTTCATCCCCTATAGTCAAGGCTATTTTGGGCAGATTTTTCTTTCAGCCATTGTATCAGTGGTGCTGGTTATTGCGGGGTTTTCGGTGAAACAAGAAAAAACAATCGGCTCCATCACCCTACGGGTAGTTTTGGTGACTTTAGCGTTTGTTTGGTTCTTTACGATTCAAGGAAGCATGCGCAGCGAAGAACTCGTACGGTTTTTCACAGCCATTTCTTTCTCACTCATTGGCGTTTTGATTTTCATCAATATAATCAGAACAACACGCAAAAAAACTGTTGAAATGGATTTCATCTGGGGCGGGGTTTCGACTTATCTTTTAATCGGGTTAGCTTTCGCTTCGGTTTACCGTTTGATTGAGATATATGCGCCGGGTTCTTTTTCGAGTTCAGCGATTCCGCCTAAGAGCGATTTTTCTAATTTTATCTATTTTAGCTATTACGCGTTAACTACCATCGGGGGGCTTATGACGCCTAACACTTTGCAGGCGCAGTCGCTGGTAATGTTAGAGCCAGTTATTGGCACGTTGTTTATCGCCATTTTCATATCACGCTTAGTAGACATCGCGGGGAATAAAGAAAAGCACCCCCCGCAAAATGAAGTACTCAAAACAGGCACGGAATAA